From a single Brassica oleracea var. oleracea cultivar TO1000 chromosome C5, BOL, whole genome shotgun sequence genomic region:
- the LOC106293873 gene encoding glucan endo-1,3-beta-glucosidase 11-like, whose product MTNSIVLLLFFLTFLEHGLFFQRVSSLGINYGQVGDNLPPPNKVLQLLSSLNINKTRIYDTNPQVLTSFANSNIELFVTVENEMLPSLVDPQKALQWVTSRMKPYFPATKIGGIAVGNELYTDDDSSLIGYLVPAMTSIHAALVQTGLDKYIQVSTPSSLSVLQESYPPSAGCFRPQVAGVMTQLLSFLRSTKSPFWINAYPYFAYKDSPTKIPLDYVLYNPNPGMVDPYTKYHYDNMLYAQVDAVIFAMARLGFKDIEVGVSETGWPSKGDGDEIGATVANAAVYNKNLLKRQLHGEGTPLRPNMSLDVYLFALFNEDLKPGPTSERNYGLYQPDENMTYNVGLLSSSSTSSQSSTSTNSFMSITSSASTAIKEGKQRLMTCVYLVAIHMIIRRPY is encoded by the exons ATGACCAACTCTATTGTTCTTCTTCTATTTTTCTTAACATTCTTAG AACATGGATTGTTCTTTCAAAGGGTCTCCTCTCTTGGCATAAACTACGGTCAAGTCGGTGACAATCTTCCTCCACCAAACAAAGTTCTACAACTCTTGAGCTCACTCAATATTAACAAGACAAGAATCTACGACACAAACCCTCAAGTCTTAACCTCATTCGCCAATTCCAACATTGAGCTCTTCGTCACTGTCGAAAACGAAATGCTTCCTAGCTTGGTCGACCCTCAAAAAGCTCTCCAGTGGGTCACGTCCCGTATGAAACCCTACTTTCCCGCCACCAAGATAGGCGGTATTGCTGTCGGCAACGAACTATACACCGACGATGACTCAAGCCTCATAGG GTATCTAGTGCCTGCAATGACGAGCATTCATGCTGCTCTGGTCCAAACTGGACTAGACAAGTACATTCAAGTATCGACTCCGAGTTCACTATCAGTCCTTCAAGAATCTTACCCTCCCTCCGCCGGATGTTTTAGGCCGCAAGTAGCTGGCGTAATGACGCAGCTTCTAAGTTTCTTGCGTAGCACAAAATCCCCTTTTTGGATCAATGCTTACCCTTACTTCGCTTACAAAGATTCCCCAACAAAGATCCCACTAGACTACGTACTCTACAACCCTAACCCTGGGATGGTTGACCCCTACACCAAGTACCACTACGACAACATGCTCTACGCTCAAGTAGACGCTGTGATCTTCGCCATGGCAAGGCTTGGCTTTAAAGATATCGAGGTTGGGGTCTCGGAGACTGGGTGGCCGTCTAAAGGCGACGGAGATGAGATTGGGGCCACCGTGGCCAACGCGGCAGTTTATAACAAGAATCTTCTAAAGAGACAGCTTCATGGTGAAGGAACGCCATTGAGACCAAACATGAGTCTTGATGTTTATCTCTTTGCTCTCTTCAATGAAGACCTTAAACCAGGACCAACGTCTGAGAGGAACTATGGATTGTATCAGCCTGATGAGAACATGACTTACAATGTAGGTTTATTATCATCATCGTCAACATCATCACAATCATCTACTTCAACTAATTCTTTTATGTCCATCACCTCCTCTGCCTCCACG GCTATAAAGGAGGGAAAGCAACGGCTGATGACATGCGTTTATTTGGTGGCCATTCACATGATTATTAGAAGACCGTACTAG